In the Hylaeus volcanicus isolate JK05 chromosome 1, UHH_iyHylVolc1.0_haploid, whole genome shotgun sequence genome, one interval contains:
- the LOC128875405 gene encoding mitochondrial import inner membrane translocase subunit Tim17-A-like, which translates to MEYNREPCPWRIVDDCGGAFTMGAICGSLFQSVIGFRNAPSGINRRLFGGMMAVKNRVPQVAGNFAVWGGLFSAIECTLIRCRSKDDPWNSILSGALTGGVLAARTGIPSMIGSATVGGVFLALVEGFGIMATRLHADSFAQHMQMYDVENLPEFHLSPRTRVGFGGAPINEDIPPRQINGTNGMEVDRFGKGR; encoded by the exons ATGGAATATAATCGCGAGCCTTGTCCCTGGAGGATAGTGGACGATTGCGGAGGTGCGTTCACTATGGGTGCCATTTGCGGTTCACTGTTTCAA AGCGTCATCGGGTTCCGAAACGCGCCGTCGGGGATCAACAGGAGGCTCTTCGGAGGGATGATGGCGGTAAAGAATCGAGTGCCTCAAGTAGCAGGCAACTTCGCCGTCTGGGGTGGTCTTTTCTCCGCCATCGAGTGCACCTTGATACGGTGTCGTTCGAAGGACGATCCCTGGAACTCCATACTGAGCGGTGCCCTAACCGGTGGCGTCCTGGCGGCCAGGACAGGCATCCCGTCGATGATAGGAAGCGCTACAGTTGGTGGTGTCTTCTTGGCCCTGGTCGAAGGATTCGGCATCATGGCCACGCGACTTCACGCCGACTCCTTCGCCCAGCACATGCAGATGTACGATGTGGAGAACCTGCCAGAGTTTCACCTCTCCCCCAGGACGAGGGTGGGTTTCGGCGGGGCACCCATAAACGAGGACATTCCTCCCAGACAGATAAACGGAACCAACGGTATGGAGGTCGACAGATTCGGCAAAGGTAGATGA